A genomic region of Methanothermobacter sp. CaT2 contains the following coding sequences:
- the hypB gene encoding hydrogenase nickel incorporation protein HypB: protein MHKVAEVEIQNDILLANRKLARKNQRRLDRANVFAVDFLGAIGSGKTTLIEKLIENMDRKVAVIAGDVISKFDAGRFEKYDVPVVGLNTGKECHLDAHLVEHGLEDLPLDDVDLLFIENVGNLICPVDFDLGSHMRVVVVSSTEGDDTVEKHPLIFREADLVVINKADLAEAVGADLDKMVDDVKKINPEVRVIKTSLKTGDGVQEIIEAIEGAMAD, encoded by the coding sequence ATGCATAAAGTAGCAGAGGTTGAAATTCAGAATGACATCCTGCTTGCAAACAGGAAACTCGCCAGAAAGAACCAGAGACGCCTTGACAGGGCAAATGTCTTTGCAGTTGACTTTCTGGGTGCAATAGGTTCAGGAAAAACAACACTCATAGAGAAACTCATTGAGAACATGGACAGGAAGGTTGCGGTTATCGCAGGGGACGTTATAAGCAAATTCGACGCTGGAAGGTTTGAGAAGTACGACGTACCTGTTGTCGGGCTCAACACAGGTAAGGAGTGCCACCTTGATGCCCACCTCGTTGAGCACGGACTTGAGGACCTCCCCCTTGATGATGTGGACCTGCTGTTCATTGAGAACGTCGGCAACCTCATCTGTCCGGTGGACTTTGATCTTGGATCCCACATGAGGGTTGTTGTTGTAAGCTCCACAGAGGGCGACGACACAGTCGAGAAGCACCCCCTCATATTCAGGGAGGCGGACCTTGTTGTTATTAACAAGGCTGACCTTGCAGAGGCCGTTGGCGCGGACCTTGACAAGATGGTTGATGATGTTAAGAAGATCAACCCGGAAGTCAGGGTAATAAAGACAAGCCTCAAGACAGGTGATGGTGTTCAGGAGATCATAGAAGCCATTGAAGGGGCAATGGCAGATTAA
- the hypA gene encoding hydrogenase maturation nickel metallochaperone HypA, with translation MHELSMADAIVRTVIDAAEKNDAVEVLEVTVEIGQLTLLNPEQIEFMLDVLSEGTILEGARFNLEVVPVEIECECGYEGVVEADELDHFAPVIKCPACGGHEFHVRAGRECNVKNIKIEKKD, from the coding sequence GTGCATGAACTATCCATGGCCGATGCAATTGTGAGGACGGTTATCGATGCTGCAGAGAAGAATGACGCCGTCGAGGTCCTTGAGGTCACGGTTGAGATCGGCCAGCTTACCCTGCTGAACCCGGAACAGATAGAATTTATGCTGGACGTCCTCAGCGAGGGCACAATACTTGAGGGCGCCAGGTTCAACCTTGAGGTTGTCCCCGTGGAAATAGAGTGTGAATGTGGATATGAGGGCGTGGTCGAGGCCGATGAACTTGACCACTTCGCTCCGGTCATAAAATGCCCCGCCTGCGGGGGCCATGAGTTCCATGTCAGGGCTGGCAGGGAATGCAACGTTAAAAATATAAAGATTGAGAAGAAGGACTAG
- a CDS encoding ribose-phosphate diphosphokinase, which translates to MIIGCSASQKLAASVADLLDEPLCPVETRKFPDGERYIRVKEEVEGEVTVVQSTGYPQDENLMELLFMIENLKDLGADYVRAAIPYFGYGRQERRFKSGEAVSAKIVAHLLEAAGADEIVTVNLHENCLSEFFRVPVRELSAMPLIAEHISFLDDPVIIAPDKGALGHAREVSDILGCECDYMEKVRISPEVVETRVSDLDVEGKDAVVVDDIISTGGTIVNAAGILGKCGASSITVCCVHPVLVEDALLKIFSAGVERVIATDTLKSDVSEISVAPLIAEVIKD; encoded by the coding sequence ATGATAATAGGTTGTTCAGCATCACAGAAACTTGCTGCCTCAGTTGCAGATTTACTAGATGAACCTTTATGCCCCGTTGAAACCCGTAAATTCCCTGATGGGGAACGTTACATCAGGGTTAAGGAGGAAGTGGAGGGAGAGGTGACCGTTGTGCAGTCAACGGGTTACCCTCAGGATGAAAACCTCATGGAACTCCTTTTCATGATAGAGAACCTTAAAGATCTGGGGGCGGATTATGTGCGTGCAGCCATACCCTACTTTGGATACGGGAGGCAGGAGAGGCGTTTCAAGAGTGGTGAAGCCGTATCGGCGAAAATAGTCGCCCACCTCCTTGAGGCCGCCGGTGCAGATGAAATTGTAACCGTGAACCTCCATGAGAACTGCCTGAGTGAGTTCTTCCGTGTACCTGTAAGGGAACTCTCTGCAATGCCCCTCATCGCCGAACACATCTCATTCCTTGATGACCCGGTAATCATCGCCCCGGATAAGGGTGCCCTGGGTCATGCCCGGGAGGTCAGTGATATACTTGGATGTGAATGTGACTACATGGAGAAGGTCCGCATATCCCCTGAGGTGGTTGAGACCCGTGTGAGTGACCTTGATGTTGAAGGAAAGGATGCTGTGGTTGTTGATGACATCATAAGCACCGGTGGGACCATAGTAAACGCCGCCGGGATTTTAGGGAAATGTGGAGCCTCAAGCATAACTGTTTGCTGTGTCCACCCGGTCCTTGTGGAGGACGCCCTCCTGAAGATATTCTCAGCCGGTGTTGAGAGGGTCATTGCAACGGACACCCTCAAATCTGATGTTAGCGAGATCTCAGTTGCACCGCTTATTGCAGAGGTCATAAAAGATTAA
- the lonB gene encoding ATP-dependent protease LonB: MKTTIKNSRTQESVSYEGNETKKGTGETLSYETSKDIEVPERLIDQIIGQEEAVETIKKAAEQRRNVLLIGEPGVGKSMLAKAMAELLPREQLQDILVYPNIEDPNNPLIGAVPAGEGRKIVMNHKNKARSQDEKKNLFMMLIISFILVLGFMMNQFLAAIIAAGIIFLALQQFRPRTTVMVPKLLVNNEGRQVAPFVDATGAHAGALLGDVRHDPYQSGGLGTPAHERVEAGMIHKANKGVLYIDEIGTMKMKTQQELLTAMQEKRYSITGQSETSSGAMVRSQAVPCDFVLVASGNLQVLEGMHPALRSRIRGYGYEVFMKDTMPDTPENRDKLVQFVAQEVEKDGRIPHFSREAVEEIIREAQRRAGKKDSLTLKLRELGGLVRAAGDIAKSRGAELVETEDVIEAKKLSRTLEQQIADRYIVQKKKYSVFKSEGGEVGRVNGLAIIGDRSGIILPIAAEAAPAQSKEEGRIIATGKLGEIAREAVQNVSALIKKYTGTDISNYDIHIQFLQAYDGVEGDSASVSVATAVISALEEIPVDQSVALTGSLSIRGDVLPVGGVTGKIEAAAEAGIRKVLIPASNMGDVMIEKKYEDMVEIVPVETLGDVLEHALIGKGKESLIQRMQKISDIMPSIMKKPAMH, encoded by the coding sequence ATGAAAACCACCATTAAAAACTCCAGAACTCAGGAATCTGTTTCATATGAGGGTAACGAGACTAAAAAGGGAACCGGGGAGACCCTTTCATATGAAACATCAAAGGATATAGAAGTCCCCGAAAGACTCATAGATCAGATCATAGGGCAGGAAGAGGCCGTTGAGACAATAAAAAAGGCGGCTGAACAGAGACGTAACGTTTTACTGATAGGTGAACCCGGTGTGGGCAAATCCATGCTGGCAAAGGCGATGGCAGAGCTGCTGCCCCGCGAACAGTTACAGGACATACTGGTCTACCCAAACATAGAGGATCCCAACAACCCCCTCATAGGGGCTGTACCCGCAGGAGAGGGCCGTAAGATCGTGATGAACCACAAGAACAAGGCAAGGTCACAGGATGAGAAGAAGAACCTTTTCATGATGCTCATAATATCCTTCATCCTTGTCCTTGGGTTCATGATGAACCAGTTCCTGGCAGCGATAATAGCTGCAGGTATAATATTCCTGGCACTGCAGCAGTTCAGGCCACGGACAACGGTCATGGTCCCAAAACTCCTGGTGAACAATGAGGGAAGGCAGGTCGCACCATTCGTCGATGCAACCGGAGCCCATGCAGGGGCCCTCCTCGGGGATGTAAGACATGACCCCTACCAGTCAGGTGGTCTTGGCACACCTGCACATGAGAGGGTGGAAGCCGGGATGATCCACAAGGCCAACAAGGGTGTGCTCTACATAGATGAGATAGGGACAATGAAGATGAAGACCCAGCAGGAACTCCTCACGGCCATGCAGGAGAAGAGGTACTCGATCACAGGCCAGAGCGAAACAAGCAGCGGAGCCATGGTACGCTCACAGGCGGTTCCCTGTGACTTCGTACTGGTGGCCTCAGGTAACCTGCAGGTGCTTGAGGGCATGCACCCTGCCCTCCGTTCAAGGATAAGGGGATACGGATACGAGGTCTTCATGAAGGACACGATGCCCGACACACCAGAAAACAGGGACAAACTCGTTCAGTTCGTTGCACAGGAAGTTGAAAAGGATGGGAGGATCCCCCACTTCAGCAGGGAGGCAGTTGAGGAGATAATAAGGGAGGCCCAGAGGAGGGCCGGTAAGAAGGACTCACTGACCCTAAAACTCCGTGAACTGGGGGGCCTTGTAAGGGCAGCCGGTGACATAGCCAAGAGCCGCGGAGCAGAACTTGTGGAAACAGAGGACGTTATAGAGGCAAAGAAACTTTCACGAACCCTTGAGCAGCAGATTGCAGATAGATACATTGTCCAGAAGAAGAAGTACAGTGTCTTCAAATCAGAGGGTGGAGAGGTCGGCCGCGTCAACGGCCTTGCAATAATCGGTGATAGAAGTGGAATCATACTCCCCATAGCTGCAGAGGCCGCCCCTGCCCAGAGCAAGGAGGAAGGCAGGATCATAGCAACAGGTAAACTGGGTGAAATCGCAAGGGAGGCTGTGCAGAACGTAAGCGCCCTCATAAAGAAATACACAGGTACAGACATATCCAACTACGACATCCACATACAGTTCCTCCAGGCCTATGATGGTGTGGAAGGGGACAGTGCAAGTGTCTCCGTTGCAACAGCAGTCATATCGGCCCTTGAGGAGATACCTGTGGATCAGTCAGTTGCCCTCACAGGCTCACTGAGCATACGCGGAGATGTTCTCCCTGTTGGAGGAGTCACAGGGAAGATAGAGGCAGCTGCAGAGGCAGGAATAAGGAAGGTCCTGATACCTGCATCCAACATGGGTGACGTGATGATTGAGAAGAAGTACGAGGACATGGTTGAGATAGTACCCGTTGAGACCCTCGGGGATGTCCTTGAACACGCACTCATCGGTAAGGGAAAGGAGAGCCTGATTCAGAGGATGCAGAAGATAAGTGATATTATGCCTTCAATCATGAAGAAACCAGCCATGCACTGA
- a CDS encoding PAS domain S-box protein, whose translation MAPVPLAVPDLSEDDLKSIFETVISKSPDGIITVNMDGVIVFSNPAADRMYGYPSLKGKNVDDLVPEPMREDLHIKMEEYRVAGRHELSGRVLETVSLRADGTEFPVEMTINPAETPAGRYITSIIRDISSRKEMEEELKSREEQFRDLFENATDMIQAVDPEGRFVYVNRAWQETLGYTDRDLEELTLFDVIHPDKLDECRELFRRVMSGEKIPTVETAFITSDGEKIFVEGNVNVRMKNGEVEYSRSIFRDVTERMKFQRELERLAAIVESSGDAIVSYDLEGNIMDWNRGAEMVYGYSAEEVKGKNISILMSEEEFEKLRGLISEVKSGGLVSNFEAKRRRKDGEEIWVSISLSPIRDFNGEIIGVSTIARDITEMKRTREALEASEEKYRKIVEKFIQNALALISEINR comes from the coding sequence ATGGCCCCTGTTCCTCTTGCAGTTCCTGACCTGTCAGAAGATGATCTTAAGTCAATTTTTGAGACCGTTATCAGTAAAAGTCCCGACGGCATTATCACGGTTAACATGGATGGCGTTATAGTCTTCTCAAACCCTGCAGCAGACAGGATGTACGGATACCCATCCCTGAAGGGTAAAAATGTGGATGATCTGGTCCCGGAACCCATGAGGGAGGATCTCCACATTAAGATGGAGGAGTACCGTGTTGCGGGTAGACATGAGCTCAGCGGAAGGGTCCTTGAGACGGTTTCTCTCAGAGCCGATGGGACAGAATTCCCTGTTGAGATGACCATCAACCCTGCAGAAACCCCTGCCGGGAGGTACATAACCTCAATAATAAGGGATATCTCCAGTAGAAAGGAAATGGAGGAGGAACTGAAGAGCCGTGAGGAACAGTTCAGGGACCTCTTTGAGAACGCCACTGACATGATACAGGCCGTTGACCCTGAAGGGAGATTCGTCTATGTTAACAGGGCCTGGCAGGAGACCCTCGGCTACACTGACAGGGACCTGGAGGAACTCACACTCTTTGATGTGATACACCCTGACAAACTTGATGAGTGCCGTGAACTCTTCAGGAGGGTGATGTCAGGTGAGAAGATACCCACTGTCGAGACGGCCTTCATAACCAGTGACGGAGAGAAGATATTTGTCGAGGGCAACGTCAATGTCCGGATGAAGAACGGAGAGGTGGAGTACAGCAGGTCCATCTTCAGGGACGTTACAGAGCGGATGAAATTCCAGAGGGAACTTGAAAGACTGGCAGCCATAGTTGAATCATCAGGTGACGCCATCGTGAGTTACGACCTGGAGGGCAACATAATGGACTGGAACAGGGGAGCTGAGATGGTCTATGGCTACAGTGCAGAGGAGGTTAAGGGAAAGAACATCTCCATCCTCATGAGTGAGGAGGAATTCGAGAAGCTGCGGGGCCTGATATCAGAGGTTAAATCCGGAGGTTTAGTTTCAAACTTTGAGGCGAAGCGCAGGAGGAAGGATGGGGAGGAGATCTGGGTTTCAATCTCCCTGTCACCAATACGTGACTTTAACGGCGAGATCATTGGGGTTTCAACCATTGCAAGGGACATCACCGAGATGAAGAGGACCCGGGAGGCACTGGAGGCGAGTGAGGAGAAGTACCGCAAGATTGTTGAGAAATTCATACAGAACGCCCTGGCCCTGATATCTGAGATAAACCGCTGA
- the cobQ gene encoding cobyric acid synthase CobQ: MSAKCIMVQGTSSSAGKSVMVAALCRIFSRRGYRVAPFKSQNMSLNSFTTAENREIAVAQVLQAEAAGIEPSHHMNPVLLKPKEDFTSQVIVHGRPAGNMNFQEYQTEFRDTALEAIRESLDYLKSRYELIVIEGAGSPAEINMRDRDLANMEIAHLADADVVLVADIDRGGVFASIAGTLMLLDERDRSRIKGVVINKFRGNIDILMPGIERIEEITGVPVLGVLPYDEGLKLPEEDSASLSQRKYRGRGDIRVGVMRLPRISNFTDIDPLEYEEDVAVRLIETGDSLDDLDAIIIPGTRNTISDLIHLEEKGFADEIRDLSREIPVFGICGGFQMLGKRILDDARQESREGSVDGLGLLDCETHFTGEGKLISQSQGRVLGNGIFSGMRGETVEGYELHEGTTVLGDVKPLLKVDRGFGNTRSGGFDGAVDGNVAGTYFHGIFHNFRFRRYFTNLLRERKGIEPLEYLDDNFSASRRFSIDRLAEIVEKNMDLSIIEEILEG, encoded by the coding sequence ATGAGTGCAAAGTGTATAATGGTTCAGGGAACGTCATCGAGTGCAGGTAAGAGCGTGATGGTTGCAGCTCTCTGCCGTATATTCTCAAGGAGGGGATACAGGGTTGCGCCCTTCAAATCCCAGAACATGTCACTGAACTCCTTCACAACAGCTGAGAACAGGGAGATAGCGGTGGCCCAGGTCCTCCAGGCAGAGGCGGCAGGGATAGAGCCATCACACCACATGAACCCCGTCCTCCTCAAACCCAAGGAGGACTTCACATCCCAGGTAATAGTCCATGGGAGACCTGCAGGAAACATGAACTTCCAGGAGTACCAGACAGAATTCAGGGATACTGCCCTTGAGGCTATAAGGGAGTCCCTTGATTACCTGAAGAGCAGGTATGAGCTTATAGTGATAGAGGGGGCAGGATCCCCAGCCGAGATAAACATGAGGGACAGGGACCTTGCCAACATGGAGATCGCCCACCTTGCAGATGCCGACGTTGTACTGGTGGCTGACATAGACCGTGGAGGTGTCTTCGCATCAATTGCAGGTACCCTGATGCTCCTTGATGAACGTGACAGGTCCCGGATAAAGGGTGTTGTCATAAACAAGTTTCGTGGTAACATTGACATACTGATGCCAGGCATTGAGAGGATCGAGGAGATCACAGGAGTCCCGGTGCTGGGTGTTCTGCCCTATGATGAAGGCCTGAAACTCCCGGAGGAGGATTCAGCATCCCTCTCCCAGAGGAAGTACAGGGGAAGAGGGGATATAAGGGTAGGAGTTATGAGGCTGCCCAGGATATCAAACTTCACAGATATAGATCCCCTTGAGTACGAGGAGGACGTTGCTGTGAGGCTCATAGAGACAGGTGACAGCCTTGATGACCTTGACGCCATCATAATCCCCGGGACCAGGAACACCATAAGCGACCTCATCCACCTTGAGGAGAAGGGCTTTGCTGACGAGATCCGGGACTTAAGCCGTGAGATACCTGTCTTTGGCATATGCGGTGGCTTTCAGATGCTGGGAAAGAGGATCCTTGATGATGCCCGGCAGGAGTCCCGTGAAGGCAGTGTTGATGGTCTCGGTCTTCTTGACTGTGAGACCCACTTTACAGGTGAGGGTAAGCTAATCTCCCAGAGTCAGGGAAGGGTCCTTGGTAACGGAATCTTCAGTGGTATGAGGGGAGAGACCGTGGAGGGCTATGAACTCCATGAGGGGACCACAGTCCTCGGTGATGTGAAACCCCTTCTGAAGGTTGACAGGGGCTTCGGGAACACCAGGAGCGGCGGATTCGATGGGGCGGTCGATGGAAACGTGGCCGGAACCTACTTCCATGGAATATTCCACAACTTCAGATTCAGAAGGTACTTCACAAATCTCCTCAGGGAGAGGAAGGGCATTGAACCACTGGAGTACTTGGACGATAACTTCAGTGCATCAAGAAGGTTCTCAATCGACAGGCTGGCAGAGATCGTTGAGAAAAACATGGACCTCTCCATCATCGAGGAGATCCTTGAAGGATAG
- a CDS encoding DASS family sodium-coupled anion symporter, producing MTDARKGFILSLLLALAVYLVPLPGLRASGHAALALLVFAVTMWATEAVPLAVTSLIILFAQPLIGVESFENAVIGFANPILFLMIGGFIMAEAIRKSGLAQRFTYYLLGRLGTSPERGLFVSIFSTGLLSAWIENVVAFAMLLPIIKEIVDIMGCSEPEKGKSNYAKAMILGASFGSLAGGFGTEIGTAPNLMAAAYTSIPFLNWMIFGLPLSIAMLLVTWFLLMRIFPSEVRALENGDALIGERIRMMGSMSRDEKLSAGILLFAILLWVTAGFTGINSYSVSLIAAVMFIFAGVITWKDAQKNIDWGLVVFFGGALSLGSALLKTGAAAWIIDKLVGMLGSDPSTVIVMLVLMAVAVIITQVMSNIALSAILVPLSVTLASAQHQPIGVYAVPVAIACSLSFMLPMADPTVAMAYGSGYVKLRDIPRAGIPIIAVGIILTVLVITTLALPFIS from the coding sequence ATTACGGATGCCAGAAAAGGATTTATTCTGAGCCTTTTATTGGCCCTTGCAGTATACCTGGTACCACTACCGGGTCTAAGGGCTTCAGGACACGCAGCACTTGCTTTACTCGTTTTTGCAGTTACAATGTGGGCAACGGAGGCCGTGCCCCTGGCCGTGACATCACTCATAATACTCTTCGCACAGCCACTCATTGGTGTTGAGAGCTTTGAAAACGCGGTTATAGGTTTTGCAAATCCCATACTCTTCCTCATGATTGGGGGATTTATAATGGCAGAGGCCATAAGGAAGAGTGGTCTCGCCCAGAGGTTCACCTACTACCTCCTGGGGAGGCTTGGAACCTCACCGGAGAGGGGACTGTTTGTAAGCATATTCTCGACGGGTCTTCTTTCTGCATGGATTGAGAATGTTGTTGCCTTTGCAATGCTCCTGCCCATCATAAAGGAAATAGTGGATATAATGGGCTGCTCTGAACCTGAGAAGGGAAAGAGTAACTATGCAAAGGCCATGATACTCGGGGCATCATTCGGGTCCCTTGCCGGTGGATTCGGTACAGAGATAGGAACTGCCCCCAACCTCATGGCAGCGGCCTACACCAGCATACCCTTCCTTAACTGGATGATATTCGGTCTTCCACTTTCGATTGCAATGCTCCTGGTCACATGGTTCCTCCTCATGAGGATTTTTCCAAGCGAGGTCAGGGCCCTCGAAAATGGAGATGCCCTGATAGGTGAAAGGATCAGGATGATGGGCTCAATGAGCAGGGATGAGAAGCTCAGCGCAGGGATACTCCTCTTCGCCATCCTGCTGTGGGTTACAGCTGGCTTCACAGGTATCAACAGCTACTCTGTGTCACTTATAGCTGCTGTGATGTTCATATTCGCGGGTGTAATAACATGGAAGGACGCACAGAAGAACATTGACTGGGGTCTGGTGGTGTTCTTTGGAGGGGCACTCTCCCTTGGAAGCGCACTCCTCAAGACCGGGGCGGCAGCATGGATAATTGATAAACTTGTGGGTATGCTTGGTTCAGACCCATCGACTGTAATCGTCATGCTCGTGCTCATGGCTGTGGCGGTGATCATCACCCAGGTGATGTCCAATATAGCCCTCTCAGCCATCCTTGTCCCCCTCTCTGTGACCCTTGCATCTGCGCAGCACCAGCCCATCGGGGTATACGCTGTACCCGTTGCAATCGCATGTTCACTGTCATTCATGCTCCCAATGGCAGACCCAACAGTTGCAATGGCCTACGGTTCCGGCTACGTTAAGCTGAGGGACATACCGAGGGCCGGGATTCCCATCATAGCTGTGGGTATCATCCTGACGGTCCTTGTGATCACAACCCTGGCATTGCCCTTCATATCATGA
- a CDS encoding heparan-alpha-glucosaminide N-acetyltransferase produces the protein MGTVHATERFGEVDALRGAAVLMMIVYHTLFDLDFLGVLDLDMGSPVIWFTGRLTAFLFIFLVGVSLSLSHSRRRVTSRRHYIIRGLKIFLWGMVITAATWIYPHNGFIAFGVLHFIGLAVILTHPLAGRRTAALALSAVTIMVGVLMSGLRVETPLLMWLGIRPYNLYTLDYFPLFPWLGVVLLGIFTGDTLYPGYRRRFGLRAWSPSLLQLIGRNSLKVYLVHQPVIVGIIWVAMYLTS, from the coding sequence ATGGGTACAGTTCATGCAACTGAAAGGTTCGGGGAGGTCGATGCACTTAGGGGCGCCGCCGTCCTGATGATGATTGTATATCATACCCTCTTTGATCTTGACTTCCTGGGTGTGCTGGATCTTGACATGGGGTCGCCGGTGATCTGGTTCACAGGCAGGCTGACGGCGTTCCTTTTCATATTCCTGGTTGGGGTGTCCCTCAGCCTGAGCCATTCAAGAAGAAGGGTTACCTCCAGGCGGCATTACATCATAAGAGGTCTGAAGATATTCCTCTGGGGGATGGTCATCACCGCCGCAACATGGATCTACCCCCACAATGGTTTCATTGCCTTCGGGGTCCTCCACTTCATAGGCCTTGCAGTGATACTCACACACCCCCTTGCTGGAAGGAGAACCGCTGCACTTGCATTATCGGCTGTTACAATCATGGTGGGGGTCCTGATGTCAGGGCTGCGGGTTGAAACTCCCCTCCTGATGTGGCTTGGAATCAGGCCCTATAATCTTTACACCCTTGACTACTTCCCGCTTTTCCCGTGGCTGGGTGTTGTGCTCCTCGGAATCTTCACCGGGGACACCCTCTACCCGGGATACCGTAGAAGATTTGGATTAAGGGCATGGAGTCCCTCTCTACTTCAGCTGATTGGAAGAAACTCACTGAAGGTTTACCTGGTCCACCAGCCTGTGATAGTGGGGATAATCTGGGTAGCTATGTATCTAACCTCTTAA
- a CDS encoding hydroxymethylglutaryl-CoA synthase — MAGIVGYGVYIPSYRIKVEEIARVWGDDPQAISRGLVVEEKSVPGPDEDTATISVEAARNALRRSQIDPSEIGAVYVGSESHPYAVKPTATIVAEAVDATPEMTAADLEFACKAGTAGIQACMGLVDSGIIRYGLAVGADTAQGAPGDALEYTASAGGAAYVIGKKNCLADIKETYSFTTDTPDFYRREGMPYPRHGGRFTGEPAYFKHVLGAARGMMEKTGLSADDFDYAVFHQPNGKFYLKAARKLGFESEQVKPGLLTPVIGNTYSGATPVGLAATLDVAEPGARILAVSYGSGAGSDAFIIEVNDLIEERRDLAPSVAEIIKNKRYVDYAIYAKFKGKLRMA, encoded by the coding sequence ATGGCTGGAATAGTCGGATATGGAGTTTACATTCCATCATACAGAATAAAGGTTGAAGAAATCGCGAGGGTCTGGGGAGACGACCCCCAGGCCATATCAAGGGGGCTGGTTGTGGAGGAAAAATCAGTCCCTGGTCCTGATGAGGACACAGCAACAATCTCAGTTGAAGCTGCCCGTAATGCCCTCAGAAGGAGCCAGATAGATCCCTCAGAGATAGGAGCTGTCTATGTGGGATCAGAATCCCACCCCTACGCTGTTAAGCCAACAGCAACAATCGTTGCAGAGGCTGTTGATGCAACACCCGAGATGACAGCAGCTGACCTTGAGTTCGCATGTAAGGCAGGTACCGCAGGTATACAGGCCTGCATGGGGCTTGTTGACTCAGGCATAATCAGGTACGGCCTTGCAGTCGGTGCTGACACAGCCCAGGGAGCCCCCGGTGACGCCCTCGAGTACACTGCATCAGCAGGAGGGGCAGCCTATGTTATAGGCAAAAAGAACTGCCTTGCAGATATAAAGGAAACCTACAGCTTCACAACAGACACCCCCGACTTCTACAGGAGGGAGGGAATGCCCTACCCCCGGCACGGGGGAAGATTCACCGGTGAACCCGCCTACTTCAAGCATGTCCTGGGAGCCGCGAGGGGTATGATGGAGAAGACCGGTCTCAGCGCAGATGACTTCGACTACGCGGTCTTTCACCAGCCAAACGGGAAGTTCTACCTGAAGGCTGCTCGCAAACTGGGATTTGAAAGCGAACAGGTTAAACCAGGACTTTTGACACCTGTGATAGGGAACACCTACTCAGGTGCAACACCAGTAGGCCTTGCAGCAACCCTTGACGTTGCAGAACCAGGCGCAAGGATACTGGCAGTGTCCTATGGTTCAGGTGCCGGGAGCGACGCCTTCATAATAGAGGTGAATGACCTCATAGAGGAGAGGCGTGACCTTGCACCGTCCGTGGCCGAGATCATCAAAAATAAGAGGTACGTCGACTATGCCATATACGCCAAATTCAAGGGCAAACTCAGGATGGCTTAA